The Deinococcus carri genome segment GGGGGTTGAGAACACCCGGAAATCCGACCAGAGGGAGAAGGAACAAGGGCGGATTTCGGGAGATGGATGAACAGGCGGTGCCCTCCCGACTGTTCAGGAATTGGACAGAATCCGTATCAGATGAGATTAAGTTGATTCGCTGATATTGAGATGACTTATCTGCCCCCTCTCCCCCTGCGGGAGAGGGCTGGGGAGAGGGGGCGACCGGGCAGCTTGCACGCTTCCCGGATGCCAAGGACTCATTTTAACTCCGTATCAGTCGTCCGCCGCGCTGACTTCCAGGCGCTCGGCCTGCGCCTGCGGCTCCCCCAGCCCCAGCAGGTGCCGGACGGCGGCATTCCACCCGGCGTCGTCCAGCACGCGGTACAGGTGCGCCCACTGCCAGAGGCGGTAGGCGTCGGCAGCCGCCTCCAGCCCGGCTTCCCCCGTCCCGGGGCGTATCTGCGGCGGCGGGGGGCCGAGGTGCTGGCTGGAGAGGCTGCCCTCCAGCTCGGCCAGTGTCTTCGGGCCGAAGGCAAAGGCCACCCGGCCCGCCTCCAGCCAGCGGGTCAGGTCGCTCTCGGCGGGCAGGGCGTACAGGATCAGCTCGCCGCCCGGGTGGGGTGCGCCGGGCGAGAGAAGCGTCAGGCCAGGCACCTGATCGCGCAGGTACGCGGCGACCGGCCCGTCGGCGTAGGCGCTGGCCCCGGCGCGCAGGTGGCTCATCGCCTCCCTGGGGTCCAGGCGGGGGAGGGCCGGGGCGGCCGTGAAGGGGGTGTCCAGGCCCAGGCGAGCGGGAGCGCGCAGGGCCTGCCCGTGCAGTTCCAGGCGGTTCTGTCCGCGCCACTCGCTGCGGACCAGATGGGTGGCGAGGTCCCGTTCGCCGGGGGCCGCGTCCTGCTCGCCGTGCTTGATACCGCGCAGCGCCCCGACCTGAAATTGCAGGCTGTCGCCCCGCTTGCCGACCAGCCGGGTGCCGGTCAGTGCCCCCCGCACATGCCACAGCGGCGGTGTGTGCCCGGTGCCATAGGGTTCGAAGGCCGCAGCCTCCGTGACCAGATCGAGCGTGGCCCCTGGCGTCGGCAGCGGCGCGTCCAGCCGCCAGGCGGGGACCGGGCGCGGAAACTGCCGGGCGTAGCTGTGCAGCCGCTCACGCAGGGCCGGGAAGTTCCCCTCCTCGACCGCGAAGCCCGCCGCGCCGGGGTGCCCGCCGTAGCGCCTCAGCAGGTCGTGGCTGTAGCGCAGACCCTCCACGGCGCTGATGCCGGGGGTGCTGCGCACCGACCCCTTGCCCTGCGCGACGATGTAGACGGGCTTGTAAAAGGCCTCGACCAGCTTGCTCGCCACGATACCCATCACGCCCGCGTGCCAGTCCGCCTTCGTGACCACGATGGCGGGTTCCTCCGGGTCGGCCAGCGCCAGCGCCTCCTCGTACATGCGGTCTTGCAGCACGCGCCGCTCCTGGTTGCGCGCTTCGAGATAGGTGGCGAGGGTGCGGGCCTCGTGGTCGCTGCCGGTGGTCAGCAGTTCCAGCGCCAGGTCGGCCTCGCCCAGCCGCCCGGCGGCGTTGACCAGCGGGGCCAGCAAAAAGGACACGTCCCGTGCCGTGGGGCGCTCGACCTTCTTGGCCCTCAGGAGGGCCTGGATGCCGGGCAGGGACGAGGTGGCCAGCGCGTCCAGCCCTGCCCGCACCAGCGCGCGGTTTTCCCCGATCAGGGGCGCGACGTCCGCGATGGTCCCTAGCGTCGCCACGCCCGTCAGGTCCAGCGGGGCGGGCAACCCCAGGTCCTCACGCACCGCCCAGAGCAGGTGGTAGGCCACCCCGGCCCCGGTCAGGTTGTGGAGGTCGGGGTCGTAGCCGGTGGTCAGGTGCGGGTGAACCACCAGGCAGTTTGGATAGTCCGGCCCCGGCGCGTGGTGGTCGGTCACGATAACCTCCACCCCGCGCGCGAGCAGCGACCGCACCTCCTCCAGGTTGGTCACGCCGCAGTCCACCGTCACCAGCAGGTCGCAGGCGGCGGCGTGTTCCTCCAGCTTGTCGGGGTGGATGCCGTAGCCCTCGTTCAGCCGGTGCGGAATGAAGCCGTGGACCTCGGCCCCCAGCTCGCGCAGCCCCAGGACCAGGGTGGCGGTGGCGCTCACGCCGTCGGCGTCGTAGTCGCCGTGAATGCGGATGCGCTTGCCCGCTCGCACCGCTGCCACGATGCGCCGCGCCGCCTCCCGCAGCGCTGGATTGGGCGTGAGGGTCAGCGGCGGGTCGAGGAGGGCGGGGGTCAGGCCGCGCCCGTGCAGCACCTGCGCCAGCGGCGGCGAGACGCCCCAGCCCCGCATGCTGTCCAGCAGCACCTCCCGGCTGGCCGGGGGGGCCAGCAGCCAGCGGGCCTCGGGCAGATCGGAGCGGGGGCGTTTCATGCGGACTCCGGAGGGGCGGGGGTCAGCTCGTTCGCCGGGGGCACCGGGGTGCCCAGCCGGGCCTGAAGGGCGGCGGTCAGGCGGCGTTCCAGCGCGGCACGTTCGCGCGCGGCCTGGCGGCGGCGGTGGCCGGCCAGCCACAGCGGGGGCAGCAGCAGCAGCCCGGCATACGCGGCTCCCAGGACCATGAACAGCGCGACCGCCTCGCCCACCGGCCATGCCAGTTCGCCCTGCCCGAATGGCAGGGGCAGCCGCACCAGCACAGGGTTCTCCAGCGCGACCAGCAGCAGATAGGTGCCCAGGGCGAGCAGCAGCAGCACCTGAACGAACTGCACGAGTCGCATGGGCACAGTCTAGAGCATTTGTCTGGGAGCGTCCTTCTTTTTGCCCGCACAGCAGGGAGAAAGGGGCCGCTGGGGTGTCTTACCGGCACAGCAAAAAAGGCCCCACGGTGGGGGCCTTGAGGGAGAGGTGAGGGTTTAGAAGTAGAACTTCAGGCCGGCCTTGACGGCGGGCACGAAGCCACGGTCCGTCGCGGTCGTGGAGTTGGTCAGCGCGCCGGTGCCCTTGTTGCTCAGGTAGTAGCGGCCGTTGCCTTCCACGAAGGCGGCGATGCTGTTGGTGACCTGGAAGTCCACGCCCACAAGACCGTTCACGTAGGTGTCGGTCACGTTGTTGGTGGTGTTGGGGGCGCGGTTGGTGCTGCTCGTGAGGCCCAGACCCACGCCCACGTAGGGCTGGATGTTGCTGCCCGTGTTCAGGCCGAAGGTGGCGTTCACGTCCGCCGAGATGGCGTTGCGGCCGGGCTTGTAGTCGGCGGCGATGCGCGCCCCGAGCGGCCCGACGATCTGCGTGCTGCCGATCATGCCGCCGAAGCTGGCGCAGTAGTTCACCGCACGGCCACCGCTGCCCAGCGTGCAGGTGGTGTTGCCCGCGCTGCTCGCGCCGACGTTCACGCCCGCGTACAGGTTGCCGCGGGTCACGCCGTTGGCGACGTTCGTGTTCGTGGTGTTGTCGATCACGACGGTGGTCGGGGTGGTGTCGGTGGTGACGGTCCCGGTGGTGGTCGTCGTGGTGCCGGTCGTGGTGGCACGCTGCTCCAGGGCGGCGATGCGCTGCTCCAGAGCCGCCGTGTTCGCCGCGGCACCCGCCGGGCCAGCGGGGCCGGCAGGACCCTGGGGACCGGCCGGGATGTTGCGCACGGCGGCTTCCAGCGCGTCGATGCGGGCGGTCAGGGCCGTCACGTCAGCGCCGGCGGCACCGGTGCCCAGCGCGGTGATGCGCTCTTCCAGGGCCGTGATGCGGGCCTGCTGGTCGGCGGACAGGCGCTCGAGGTCGGTCACGCGGGTGCTGATGGCGGCCAGCTCGGTGCTGACTTCCTGCATGCCGCGGGTGATGGTGGCGAGGTCGGTCTGCGACAGGCTGCCGCTGCTCAGTGCGCCGGTCTGGAGCAGGCGGTAGAAGATCAGGGCGGCCTGGTAGCGGGTCAGGTTCTCGTTGCCGCGGAAGGTGCCGTCGGGGAAGCCCTGGATCAGGCCGCGCTGCGTAATGACGTCCACGGCGTCCTTGGCCCAGTGGCCCGCGGGCACGTCCGTGAAGGTCGTGACCTGGGTGGCCGCGGTCGTGGTGGTCGCAGGCGTCGTGGTCGCGGGGGCCGTGGTGGGGGTCACGGGGGTGGGCGTCGTGGTCTGGGCGCTGGCGACGCCGAGGCTGAGGGCCAGAGTGGACGCGATCATCAGGGACTTGTGCATGAGGTTCTCCTTCTTTCCGCACAGGTACGGCAGACCGCCCCTGGTGCATGGGCACACCGTAGGCAGGCCGCGTGAGTGCCCTGTGAATCGTAACAGGAGAACCATCTCGCACAGTGCTGCTTTTTTCTCAACCTGACGCCCTTGCCCTATTAGTAAGGAGGCCATGAGAGGCTAGCGAAAGAAGATGAGGAAGAGAAACGGCCACCAACGCGGTATTTTCAAGCATAAGATGAGAAATCCTACCGAACCTTCAGCCTTCAGCTTCATGAGAAAACGCTCATGACCCCTCAGAAGGTGGA includes the following:
- a CDS encoding S-layer homology domain-containing protein; the encoded protein is MHKSLMIASTLALSLGVASAQTTTPTPVTPTTAPATTTPATTTTAATQVTTFTDVPAGHWAKDAVDVITQRGLIQGFPDGTFRGNENLTRYQAALIFYRLLQTGALSSGSLSQTDLATITRGMQEVSTELAAISTRVTDLERLSADQQARITALEERITALGTGAAGADVTALTARIDALEAAVRNIPAGPQGPAGPAGPAGAAANTAALEQRIAALEQRATTTGTTTTTTGTVTTDTTPTTVVIDNTTNTNVANGVTRGNLYAGVNVGASSAGNTTCTLGSGGRAVNYCASFGGMIGSTQIVGPLGARIAADYKPGRNAISADVNATFGLNTGSNIQPYVGVGLGLTSSTNRAPNTTNNVTDTYVNGLVGVDFQVTNSIAAFVEGNGRYYLSNKGTGALTNSTTATDRGFVPAVKAGLKFYF
- a CDS encoding single-stranded-DNA-specific exonuclease RecJ, with product MKRPRSDLPEARWLLAPPASREVLLDSMRGWGVSPPLAQVLHGRGLTPALLDPPLTLTPNPALREAARRIVAAVRAGKRIRIHGDYDADGVSATATLVLGLRELGAEVHGFIPHRLNEGYGIHPDKLEEHAAACDLLVTVDCGVTNLEEVRSLLARGVEVIVTDHHAPGPDYPNCLVVHPHLTTGYDPDLHNLTGAGVAYHLLWAVREDLGLPAPLDLTGVATLGTIADVAPLIGENRALVRAGLDALATSSLPGIQALLRAKKVERPTARDVSFLLAPLVNAAGRLGEADLALELLTTGSDHEARTLATYLEARNQERRVLQDRMYEEALALADPEEPAIVVTKADWHAGVMGIVASKLVEAFYKPVYIVAQGKGSVRSTPGISAVEGLRYSHDLLRRYGGHPGAAGFAVEEGNFPALRERLHSYARQFPRPVPAWRLDAPLPTPGATLDLVTEAAAFEPYGTGHTPPLWHVRGALTGTRLVGKRGDSLQFQVGALRGIKHGEQDAAPGERDLATHLVRSEWRGQNRLELHGQALRAPARLGLDTPFTAAPALPRLDPREAMSHLRAGASAYADGPVAAYLRDQVPGLTLLSPGAPHPGGELILYALPAESDLTRWLEAGRVAFAFGPKTLAELEGSLSSQHLGPPPPQIRPGTGEAGLEAAADAYRLWQWAHLYRVLDDAGWNAAVRHLLGLGEPQAQAERLEVSAADD